A window of Piliocolobus tephrosceles isolate RC106 chromosome 13, ASM277652v3, whole genome shotgun sequence contains these coding sequences:
- the SYVN1 gene encoding E3 ubiquitin-protein ligase synoviolin isoform X1, with protein sequence MFRTAVMMAASLALTGAVVAHAYYLKHQFYPTVVYLTKSSPSMAVLYIQAFVLVFLLGKVMGKVFFGQLRAAEMEHLLERSWYAVTETCLAFTVFRDDFSPRFVALFTLLLFLKCFHWLAEDRVDFMERSPNISWLFHCRIVSLMFLLGILDFLFVSHAYHSILTRGASVQLVFGFEYAILMTMVLTIFIKYVLHSVDLQSENPWDNKAVYMLYTELFTGFIKVLLYMAFMTIMIKVHTFPLFAIRPMYLAMRQFKKAVTDAIMSRRAIRNMNTLYPDATPEELQAMDNVCIICREEMVTGAKRLPCNHIFHTSCLRSWFQRQQTCPTCRMDVLRASLPAQSPPPPEPADQGPPPAPHPPPLLPQPPNFPQGLLPPFPPGMFPLWPPMGPFPPVPPPPSSGEAVAPPSTSAAALSRPSGAATTAAGTSAAAASATASGPGSGSAPEAGPAPGFPFPPPWMGMPLPPPFAFPPMPVPPAGFAGLTPEELRALEGHERQHLEARLQSLRNIHTLLDAAMLQINQYLTVLASLGPPRPATSVSSTEETATTVIAAASSTSIPSSEATTPTTGASPTAPETERPPAPESVGTEEMPEDGEPDAAELRRRRLQKLESPVAH encoded by the exons ATGTTCCGCACGGCAGTGATGATGGCGGCCAGCCTGGCGCTGACCggggctgtggtggctcacgcctactaCCTCAAACACCAGTTCTACCCCACTGTGGTGTACCTGACCAAGTCCAGCCCCAGCATGGCA GTCCTGTACATCCAGGCCTTTGTCCTTGTCTTCCTCCTGGGCAAGGTGATGGGCAAGGTGTTCTTTGGGCAACTGAGGGCAGCAGAGATGGAG CACCTTCTGGAACGTTCCTGGTATGCCGTCACAGAGACTTGTCTGGCCTTCACCGTTTTTCGGGATGACTTCAGCCCCCGCTTTGTTGCACTCTTcactcttcttctcttcctcaaaTGTTTCCACTGGCTGGCTGAGGATCGTGTGGACTTT ATGGAACGCAGCCCCAACATTTCCTGGCTCTTTCACTGCCGCATTGTCT CTCTCATGTTCCTCCTGGGCATCCTGGACTTCCTCTTCGTCAGCCACGCCTATCACAGCATCCTGACCCGTGGGGCTTCCGTGCAGCTGGTGTTTGGCTTTGAG TATGCCATCCTGATGACGATGGTGCTCACCATCTTCATCAAGTATGTGCTGCACTCCGTGGACCTCCAAAGTGAGAACCCCTGGGACAACAAGGCTGTGTACATGCTCTACACAGAGCTGTTTACAG GCTTCATCAAGGTTCTGCTGTACATGGCCTTCATGACTATCATGATCAAGGTGCACACCTTCCCACTCTTTGCCATCCGGCCCATGTACCTGGCCATGAG ACAGTTCAAAAAAGCTGTGACAGATGCCATCATGTCTCGCCGAGCCATCCGCAACATGAACACCCT GTATCCAGATGCCACCCCAGAGGAGCTCCAGGCAATGGACAATGTCTGCATCATCTGCCGAGAAGAGATGGTGACTGGTGCCAAGAGACTGCCTTGCAACCACATTTTCCATACCAG CTGCCTGCGCTCCTGGTTCCAGCGGCAGCAGACCTGCCCCACCTGCCGTATGGATGTCCTTCGGGCATCGCTGCCAGCCCAGTCACCACCACCCCCGGAGCCTGCGGATCAGGGGCCACCCCCTgcgccccaccccccaccactcttgcctcagccccccaact TCCCCCAGGGCCTCCTGCCTCCTTTTCCTCCAGGCATGTTCCCACTGTGGCCCCCCATGGGCCCCTTTCCACCTGTCCCGCCTCCCCCCAGCTCAGGAGAGGCTGTGGCCCCTCCATCCACCAGTGCAG CAGCCCTTTCTCGGCCCAGTGGAGCAGCTACCACAGCTGCTGGCAccagtgctgctgctgcttctgccacAGCATCTGGCCCAGGCTCTGGCTCTGCCCCAGAAGCTGGCCCTGCCCCTggcttccccttccctcctccctggaTGGGTATGCCCCTGCCTCCGCCCTTTG ccttCCCTCCAATGCCTGTGCCCCCTGCGGGGTTTGCTGGGCTGACCCCAGAGGAGCTACGAGCTCTGGAGGGCCATGAACGTCAGCACCTGGAGGCCCGGCTGCAGAGCCTGCGTAACATCCACACACTGCTGGACGCTGCCATGCTACAGATCAACCAGTACCTCACTGTGCTGGCCTCCTTGGG GCCCCCTCGGCCTGCCACTTCAGTCAGCTCCACTGAGGAGACTGCCACTACAGTTATTGCTGCTGCCTCCTCCACCAGCATCCCCAGCTCAGAGGCCACGACCCCAACCACAGGAGCCTCCCCAACAGCCCCTGAAACAGAACGGCCTCCAG CTCCTGAGTCAGTGGGCACAGAGGAGATGCCCGAGGATGGAGAGCCTGATGCAGCAGAGCTCCGCCGGCGCCGCCTGCAAAAGCTGGAGTCTCCTGTTGCCCACTGA
- the SYVN1 gene encoding E3 ubiquitin-protein ligase synoviolin isoform X2: MFRTAVMMAASLALTGAVVAHAYYLKHQFYPTVVYLTKSSPSMAVLYIQAFVLVFLLGKVMGKVFFGQLRAAEMEHLLERSWYAVTETCLAFTVFRDDFSPRFVALFTLLLFLKCFHWLAEDRVDFMERSPNISWLFHCRIVSLMFLLGILDFLFVSHAYHSILTRGASVQLVFGFEYAILMTMVLTIFIKYVLHSVDLQSENPWDNKAVYMLYTELFTGFIKVLLYMAFMTIMIKVHTFPLFAIRPMYLAMRQFKKAVTDAIMSRRAIRNMNTLYPDATPEELQAMDNVCIICREEMVTGAKRLPCNHIFHTSCLRSWFQRQQTCPTCRMDVLRASLPAQSPPPPEPADQGPPPAPHPPPLLPQPPNFPQGLLPPFPPGMFPLWPPMGPFPPVPPPPSSGEAVAPPSTSAALSRPSGAATTAAGTSAAAASATASGPGSGSAPEAGPAPGFPFPPPWMGMPLPPPFAFPPMPVPPAGFAGLTPEELRALEGHERQHLEARLQSLRNIHTLLDAAMLQINQYLTVLASLGPPRPATSVSSTEETATTVIAAASSTSIPSSEATTPTTGASPTAPETERPPAPESVGTEEMPEDGEPDAAELRRRRLQKLESPVAH, from the exons ATGTTCCGCACGGCAGTGATGATGGCGGCCAGCCTGGCGCTGACCggggctgtggtggctcacgcctactaCCTCAAACACCAGTTCTACCCCACTGTGGTGTACCTGACCAAGTCCAGCCCCAGCATGGCA GTCCTGTACATCCAGGCCTTTGTCCTTGTCTTCCTCCTGGGCAAGGTGATGGGCAAGGTGTTCTTTGGGCAACTGAGGGCAGCAGAGATGGAG CACCTTCTGGAACGTTCCTGGTATGCCGTCACAGAGACTTGTCTGGCCTTCACCGTTTTTCGGGATGACTTCAGCCCCCGCTTTGTTGCACTCTTcactcttcttctcttcctcaaaTGTTTCCACTGGCTGGCTGAGGATCGTGTGGACTTT ATGGAACGCAGCCCCAACATTTCCTGGCTCTTTCACTGCCGCATTGTCT CTCTCATGTTCCTCCTGGGCATCCTGGACTTCCTCTTCGTCAGCCACGCCTATCACAGCATCCTGACCCGTGGGGCTTCCGTGCAGCTGGTGTTTGGCTTTGAG TATGCCATCCTGATGACGATGGTGCTCACCATCTTCATCAAGTATGTGCTGCACTCCGTGGACCTCCAAAGTGAGAACCCCTGGGACAACAAGGCTGTGTACATGCTCTACACAGAGCTGTTTACAG GCTTCATCAAGGTTCTGCTGTACATGGCCTTCATGACTATCATGATCAAGGTGCACACCTTCCCACTCTTTGCCATCCGGCCCATGTACCTGGCCATGAG ACAGTTCAAAAAAGCTGTGACAGATGCCATCATGTCTCGCCGAGCCATCCGCAACATGAACACCCT GTATCCAGATGCCACCCCAGAGGAGCTCCAGGCAATGGACAATGTCTGCATCATCTGCCGAGAAGAGATGGTGACTGGTGCCAAGAGACTGCCTTGCAACCACATTTTCCATACCAG CTGCCTGCGCTCCTGGTTCCAGCGGCAGCAGACCTGCCCCACCTGCCGTATGGATGTCCTTCGGGCATCGCTGCCAGCCCAGTCACCACCACCCCCGGAGCCTGCGGATCAGGGGCCACCCCCTgcgccccaccccccaccactcttgcctcagccccccaact TCCCCCAGGGCCTCCTGCCTCCTTTTCCTCCAGGCATGTTCCCACTGTGGCCCCCCATGGGCCCCTTTCCACCTGTCCCGCCTCCCCCCAGCTCAGGAGAGGCTGTGGCCCCTCCATCCACCAGTGCAG CCCTTTCTCGGCCCAGTGGAGCAGCTACCACAGCTGCTGGCAccagtgctgctgctgcttctgccacAGCATCTGGCCCAGGCTCTGGCTCTGCCCCAGAAGCTGGCCCTGCCCCTggcttccccttccctcctccctggaTGGGTATGCCCCTGCCTCCGCCCTTTG ccttCCCTCCAATGCCTGTGCCCCCTGCGGGGTTTGCTGGGCTGACCCCAGAGGAGCTACGAGCTCTGGAGGGCCATGAACGTCAGCACCTGGAGGCCCGGCTGCAGAGCCTGCGTAACATCCACACACTGCTGGACGCTGCCATGCTACAGATCAACCAGTACCTCACTGTGCTGGCCTCCTTGGG GCCCCCTCGGCCTGCCACTTCAGTCAGCTCCACTGAGGAGACTGCCACTACAGTTATTGCTGCTGCCTCCTCCACCAGCATCCCCAGCTCAGAGGCCACGACCCCAACCACAGGAGCCTCCCCAACAGCCCCTGAAACAGAACGGCCTCCAG CTCCTGAGTCAGTGGGCACAGAGGAGATGCCCGAGGATGGAGAGCCTGATGCAGCAGAGCTCCGCCGGCGCCGCCTGCAAAAGCTGGAGTCTCCTGTTGCCCACTGA
- the MRPL49 gene encoding 39S ribosomal protein L49, mitochondrial, whose product MAVTILRAALRGWRTGVQRGCGLRLLSQTQGPPDYPSFVESVDEYQFVERLLPATRIPDPPKHEHYPTPSGWQPPRDPPPNLPYFVRRSRMHNIPVYKDITHGNRQMTVIRKVEGDIWALQKDVEDFLSPLLGKTPVTQVNEVTGTLRIKGYFDQELKAWLLEKGF is encoded by the exons ATGGCAGTTACCATACTGCGGGCTGCGCTGCGGGGATGGAGAACCGGTGTCCAGCGGGGCTGCGGGCTACGGCTGTTG aGCCAGACCCAGGGCCCTCCAGATTACCCCAGCTTTGTGGAGTCTGTGGATGAATATCAGTTTGTGGAGCGCCTGTTACCCGCTACGAGGATCCCAGATCCCCCAAAACATGAACATTATCCTACCCCTAGTGGCTGGCAGCCTCCCAGAG ACCCCCCACCCAACCTGCCCTACTTCGTACGACGCTCTCGGATGCACAACATCCCTGTCTACAAGGACATCACGCATGGCAACCGGCAGATGACTGTGATCCGGAAAGTGGAAGGGGACATCTGG GCCCTGCAGAAAGATGTGGAAGATTTTCTGAGCCCGCTGCTGGGGAAGACACCCGTCACCCAGGTCAATGAGGTGACAGGTACCCTGCGAATCAAGGGCTACTTTGACCAGGAGCTTAAAGCCTGGCTCTTGGAGAAAGGCTTCTGA
- the FAU gene encoding ubiquitin-like protein fubi and ribosomal protein S30: MQLFVRAQELHTLEVTGQETVAQIKAHVASLEGIAPEDQVVLLAGTPLEDEATLGQCGVEALTTLEVAGRMLGGKVHGSLARAGKVRGQTPKVAKQEKKKKKTGRAKRRMQYNRRFVNVVPTFGKKKGPNANS; this comes from the exons ATGCAGCTCTTTGTCCGCGCCCAGGAGCTACACACCCTCGAGGTGACCGGCCAGGAAACGGTCGCCCAGATCAAG GCTCATGTAGCTTCACTGGAGGGCATTGCCCCGGAAGATCAAGTCGTGCTCCTGGCAGGCACCCCCCTGGAGGATGAGGCCACTCTGGGCCAGTGCGGGGTGGAGGCCCTGACTACCCTGGAAGTAGCAGGCCGCATGCTTGGAG GTAAAGTCCATGGTTCCCTGGCCCGTGCTGGGAAAGTGAGAGGTCAGACTCCTAAG GTGGCCAaacaggagaagaagaagaagaagaccgGTCGGGCTAAGCGCCGGATGCAGTACAACCGGCGCTTTGTCAACGTTGTGCCCACCTTTGGCAAGAAGAAGGGCCCCAATGCCAATTCTTAA
- the ZNHIT2 gene encoding zinc finger HIT domain-containing protein 2 produces MEPVGPCGFCPAGEAQPARYTCPRCNAPYCSLRCYRTHGTCAENFYRDQVLGELRGRSASPSRLASALRRLRQQRDTEDEPGETGLSPGPAPGGLSGLWERLAPAEKTAFERLLSRGEAGRLLPPWRPWWWKRGAGPRLLEELDDAPGSDAVGLEPALARTPPESVKDAFAAELAAAELVLGDVPGACTPAVPTRIPTLVSLSRGPVSPLVRFQLPNVLFAYAHTLALYHGGDDVLLSDFCATLLGVSGALGAQQVFASAEEALQAAAHVLEAGEHPPGPLGTRGAMHEVARILLGEGPTNQKGYTLAALGDLAKTLGRARKQAVAREERDHLYRARKKCQFLLAWTNENEAALTPLALDCARAHQAHAVVAEEVAALTGELERLWGGPMPPAPRTLIEELPG; encoded by the coding sequence ATGGAGCCGGTCGGGCCTTGTGGTTTCTGCCCGGCGGGGGAGGCCCAGCCCGCACGTTACACCTGCCCTCGCTGTAATGCGCCCTACTGCTCGCTGCGCTGCTACCGGACGCATGGCACCTGCGCAGAAAACTTCTACCGTGACCAGGTGCTGGGAGAGCTCCGCGGCCGCAGCGCCTCGCCCAGCCGCCTGGCAAGCGCCCTACGCCGGCTGCGTCAGCAACGCGATACCGAGGACGAGCCTGGGGAAACAGGCCTTAGCCCCGGCCCGGCACCCGGCGGCCTCTCGGGACTGTGGGAGCGGCTGGCGCCAGCCGAAAAAACTGCCTTCGAGCGGCTGCTGAGCCGTGGTGAGGCCGGGCGGCTGTTGCCTCCATGGCGGCCGTGGTGGTGGAAGCGCGGAGCCGGACCGCGGCTTCTGGAGGAGCTGGATGATGCCCCGGGCAGTGACGCCGTGGGGCTGGAGCCCGCCCTTGCGAGGACCCCGCCGGAATCTGTGAAAGATGCCTTCGCCGCGGAGCTCGCGGCCGCCGAGCTGGTTCTTGGAGATGTCCCGGGGGCCTGCACGCCCGCCGTACCCACCCGCATCCCCACGCTGGTCAGCCTGAGCCGCGGCCCAGTGTCGCCGCTCGTGCGCTTCCAGCTGCCCAATGTGCTGTTCGCCTACGCGCATACTCTTGCCCTGTATCACGGCGGTGACGACGTACTGCTCTCTGACTTCTGTGCTACACTGCTCGGCGTTTCCGGAGCCCTGGGTGCCCAGCAAGTCTTCGCCTCTGCGGAAGAAGCCCTGCAGGCCGCAGCCCACGTGCTGGAAGCAGGCGAACACCCGCCTGGGCCCCTGGGCACACGAGGGGCTATGCACGAGGTCGCCCGCATCCTGCTGGGCGAGGGCCCGACCAACCAGAAAGGCTACACGCTGGCAGCACTGGGAGACCTGGCAAAGACCCTGGGGCGTGCCCGGAAACAGGCTGTGGCTAGAGAAGAGCGAGATCATCTTTACCGGGCCCGGAAAAAGTGCCAGTTCCTCCTGGCCTGGACCAATGAAAATGAGGCGGCCCTCACACCCCTGGCTCTAGACTGCGCCAGGGCCCACCAAGCCCATGCTGTGGTAGCCGAGGAGGTGGCCGCCCTCACTGGGGAGCTGGAGCGGCTCTGGGGAGGCCCCATGCCACCTGCCCCGAGGACTCTCATTGAGGAGCTCCCTGGCTGA
- the TM7SF2 gene encoding delta(14)-sterol reductase TM7SF2, producing the protein MGRGRVHLKTLGQERSLSALGVQAGAGAAGPDPPRGRVHLLGNGADCVSLTDYCERPLSGGAETMAPPQGPRAPLEFGGPLGAAALLLLLPATMFHLLLAARSGPARLLGPPASLPGLEALWSPRALLLWLSWLGLQAALYLLPARKVAEGQELKDKSRLRYPINGFQALVLTALLVGLGVSAGLPLGALPEMLLPLAFVATLTAFIFSLFLYMKAQVAPVSALAPGGNSGNPIYDFFLGRELNPRICFFDFKYFCELRPGLIGWVLINLALLVKEAELRGSPSLAMWLVNGFQLLYVGDALWHEEAVLTTMDITHDGFGFMLAFGDIAWVPFTYSLQAQFLLRHPQPLGLPMASAICLINAIGYYIFRGANSQKNTFRKNPSDPRVAGLETISTATGRKLLVSGWWGMVRHPNYLGDLIMALAWSLPCGVSHLLPYFYLLYFTALLVHREARDERQCLQKYGLAWQEYCRRVPYRIMPYIY; encoded by the exons ATGGGCAGGGGGCGGGTCCACTTAAAAACCCTGGGACAAGAGCGGTCCTTGTCTGCACTCGGTGTCCAGGCAGGTGCAGGCGCCGCAGGGCCGGATCCTCCACGCGGCCGAGTCCATCTCCTGGGAAATGGGGCAGACTGTGTTTCCTTGACCGACTATTGTGAGCGCCCTCTCTCCGGCGGAGCGGAGACCATGGCCCCCCCTCAGGGCCCCCGGGCCCCGCTGGAATTCGGAGGGCCCCTGG GCGCCGcggctctgctgctgctgctgcccgcCACCATGTTCCACCTGCTCCTGGCGGCCCGTTCCGGCCCCGCGCGCCTGCTGGGTCCACCCGCGTCCCTGCCTGGGCTGGAGGCGCTGTGGAGCCCACGGGCGCTGCTGCTGTGGCTCTCCTGGCTCGGCCTGCAGGCGGCGCTCTACCTACTGCCGGCGCGCAAG GTGGCTGAGGGGCAGGAATTGAAGGACAAGAGTCGCCTGCGCTATCCCATTAACG GCTTCCAGGCCCTGGTGCTGACAGCCCTGTTGGTGGGGCTGGGAGTGTCAGCGGGGCTGCCTCTGGGGGCGCTCCCGGAGATGCTCCTGCCCTTGGCGTTTGTCGCCACCCTCACCGCTTTCATCTTCAGCCTCTTTCTCTACATGAAGGCGCAGGTAGCCCCAGTTTCGGCTCTGGCACCTGGGGGGAACTCAG GCAATCCGATTTACGACTTTTTTCTGGGACGGGAGCTCAACCCTCGTATCTGTTTCTTCGACTTCAAATATTTCTGTGAACTGCGACCTGGCCTCATTGGCTGG GTCCTCATCAACCTGGCCCTGTTGGTGAAGGAGGCAGAACTTCGGGGCAGTCCCTCACTGGCCATGTGGCTGGTCAATGGCTTCCAGTTACTCTATGTGGGTGATGCCCTCTGGCACGAG GAGGCCGTCCTCACCACCATGGATATCACACATGACGGGTTTGGCTTCATGCTGGCATTTGGGGACATAGCCTGGGTGCCCTTCACCTACAGCCTGCAGGCCCAGTTCCTGCTGCGCCACCCGCAGCCCCTGGGGTTGCCCATGGCTTCTGCCATCTGCCTCATCAATG CTATTGGTTACTACATCTTCCGTGGGGCGAATTCCCAGAAAAACACTTTCCGAAAGAATCCTTCTGACCCCAGAGTGGCTG GGCTTGAGACCATCTCTACAGCCACAGGGCGGAAACTGCTGGTGTCTGGGTGGTGGGGTATGGTCCGCCATCCCAACTACCTTGGAGACCTCATCATGGCTCTGGCTTGGTCCTTGCCCTGCG GGGTGTCACACCTGCTGCCCTACTTCTACCTCCTCTACTTCACCGCACTGCTGGTGCACCGTGAGGCCCGGGATGAGCGGCAGTGCCTGCAGAAGTACGGCCTGGCCTGGCAGGAGTACTGCCGGCGTGTGCCTTACCGTATCATGCCCTACATCTACTGA